In Setaria italica strain Yugu1 chromosome IX, Setaria_italica_v2.0, whole genome shotgun sequence, the genomic stretch AGGGGATGTCTCCACAGGATAGGGATCGAGTAGGGGTGTGTTTGGATAGAGGGACGGGATGGGACGGTCCCAATTTtgcatgtgtttggttggagtaACAGGTGGGACGGGACAACATCAAACAGAAATATTCcttgaaaaagaaggatggatCGGTCCCTCCAAAACTGACGGATGGATCCATCCCCTGTGCACGGCGTCTCCCTCCGTCTCCTCGCGCCCGCCCCTCCGTTCCTCCTCGCTATGTCCGGTGGTGGCCAGGCCGGGCGGTAATGGCAGCCGGCCAAggacgcgggcggcggcggggcggcgcgggcgagggcaCGGCAGCGGGCGCgcggggcgacgggcggcgacagcggccggcggcggcgggatggcttGGCGCGTAGGGACCGGCTGCAGTGGGCAGCGGGCACGGCGCAGCTCAGGGCCaggaggcggtggccggcggcgcagccAGGCGAGGGtgagcaggagctcgggagGAGGTCGGGGGCCGTGCCCGCGGAGGcgaaggaggtggaggaagggggAGCGGAGCtctaggggcggcggcgcgtccaTGGCCGGGCGGCGCCTCCTCGATTTGGCTCGGCCGCACATGGATTTGTGAGGATGAGCAGTCAAATGGATTCGCGAGACATCAAGGAAGCTTCTATTGCAATTGATTGAGTTGGAATTGAACATGGATGTCGAATTTCAAGATTGGTTGGCAGTTTTGATAGAGGAAGGGGAAAACGGGaaataacagaggaagaagattgggAAATAAGGCTGACAAGTGGATCCCGCGGCTAATGGAATATAAATCTCGTTTATTTCATATATCCTCACCGCTCCAACAAAACAACGAAACTGGGACATCCCCATCCAACCAATTAAATACCAAGTGGGATCATCTCATTCTTAAAAAAGGGATGATCCTGTCCCGTCCCACTTGTctctccatccaaacacacctaGGTGTACCCTGTACGTATGGATGGTGTATTTGGGCCCCACGcacaacatgttgctcggagGGGCTCTCCGTGCCTCCGCGCGCCACCCCCTGCTCCCCGACGGGATCTGAAAAGAGAATGAAGAGGAGTCAAAGAGACGAGGAAAGAGAAGGCTGGCCGATGTGCGTTGCTGGGGAGTGGGAAAAAATCTACCGTGCGGATAGGAGGTTACGGGCGAGTGGAAACTCAGCATTGCGTACATTTTGCAGGAAAGGCAAAGTGTACATGTCGTACGTAAAAATCGATATGTAAAATTTAGGGTCTAGGCTAGATAATTTGGTAAAGGTGAACAATGATCACCTGCAAATGGGTACAAAAAAGAGACCCCAAACGGAGACAACTTGGTCAGTTAGAACTAGAACATGCCAGTGTTCCAAACTGTGAAGCGAAACCCTACGTTTCATCATTCCAAGGTACTGCTGGTACGGTGGTCCCCACGTTCCACCTTGTTACATTTCTAAAACCCTGGTTCTACCCACATGCAGCCAACAAAGTGTCCAAGGTAATTACACATCAAGACAAAGCTTAGTTCTGAACAGAGACAAAGCCAACAGGGCACGGAGACAAAGCAGCTAGCCCTAGCTCAATCCAATCCGATCCATGGCGTGTCCCTTCTCCTCACCCAGCTCCAACTTCTTTATAAGCCACACCCCAGTACCACTACCCCACCCCACAACCCATCCTCTGATTCATACCACAAAGCAAGAACCTGAAAGCAACCACACCACTCCACCTTTGCCATCTCCAAGAAAGAACCCATCCCCTTCTGCTTCAAGAAGCCTTTTCGAGCTTGAGTTTTCGCCATCCATCACCATGATCCAAGAACTGCTCGGAGGGGCAGCCATGGACCAGCTGAAGAGCGTGAACGATGGGAACCCGGCATCTCTGCCCATGTTGCTGCACCCCACCGTCTCCAACCCGTCGCCCACGTCGTCCTCGTCGACGTCTTCACGCTCCTCCGCGCAGCAgccgcaccagcagcagcggtcGACGTCGGCGACGTCTTCGccgcaggggcagcagcaggtgcaAGGGGCGGAGCAGGCGCCGCTGCGTTGCCCCCGGTGCAACTCGTCCAACACCAAGTTCTGCTACTACAACAACTACAACCTCACCCAGCCGCGGCACTTCTGCAAGACGTGCCGCCGGTACTGGACCAAGGGCGGCGCGCTCCGCAACGTCCccatcggcggcggctgccgcaAGCCGCGCCCCATGCCGACGCCAGTCGCGAAGCCGGCGCTCTCCTGCAAGGCCGTGGGCGGCGCGCCGTCGCTGGGCCTCGGCGTCGGCTTGGGCATGGGCGCCGGCCCCGTGCCCTGGGCGTCGTCGCAGCAGGCGGCCGCCGCGCAGCTCATGGCGCTGCTCAACAGTGCCAGGGGCgtgcagggcggcggcggccacggcggcagcAACATGCACAGGCTCCTCGGCCTCGACAGCATGGCCCACCTGCCCATCCATGTTCTGCCGGGCGCGGGCAATGCCAGTGGCGCGCCGGCGTCGCTgtggccgccggccgcgtcgcGTCCCATCCCTACACCGCCGCCGCACGTGGACTCCCAGCTCGGCATGGGGCCGCTGGGCCAGCACGACGTGCTCTCAACCCTCGGACTAAAgctgccctcgccgtcgccgtcgctcgCGGCGAGCTACTACAGCGACCAGCTCCACGCGGTGGTGAGCAGCGCCGCCGGACGCCCGCACGAGTACGACGCCCCCGGCACCACGTCCCTGCCGTGCACCACCGCGGCGgcctccctgccgccgccggcgtcgagcgTCTCGGCCGCGCTGAGCAGCGCCACGGTCGGGTTAGACCTCCCGCCGATCTCCCTACCCGCGCCGGAAATGCAGTACTGGGCCGGCCCGGCGGCGATGTCCATGGCGTGGCCGGACTTGCCCACCCCCAATGGCGCGTTCCCATGATCCAGCCCCCAACGTACGGATGGCGCGGCTGTTACTACATGACACACTAGCTAGTACGTGATCAGTAGCTGGATCAGTTCAGTACGTCTTCAGTGTAGCTTTATCTTGCAGTTTGACTGTGTTTAATTTGAGTGAGAAGTGCACTCGGGGGGAGGTTAATCAAGGCCGTTAATTGCTGTTGTTTTTGTTGGTCACTGGGAGAAGGGGAGTAACTTTTAATTTTACTGTTAATCGGAGTTTTATTAGTAGTAATACATATGTTCCTTCTTGATCTGCTGTCGTGCAGTACTGCAGTAGGAGTGATGGATAACTTTGTATTGGTGCACGATCATGGATTTGATCATAtggtctcaactctcaagtcCACGATAAATATTCAAAGATTCGTGTGTATTTTCAAAGGTGTTGTATATCTAGCTTGCCAAACCTAGGCAGCGTGTGTGGTTTCAAGTCTCCATTTCCTGCAGGATGGTATTTTGTAGCTAGTGCGCATCAGTACGTATCAGTACTTGGCTGGAAAATTCACTTTGGTTGCTGATCGAAACTCCAAGTACATTAGTACATAATTGAATGCATGCAGGTTTTACTGCAAAAGCAGCAATTCTGTTTGTTTGTTGGCTCCCCATTTTAGCCGGAATATTCCTTTAGTTAGTTGGCTGTTGCCAACTTGCAATCCAGTTCGGCAGAAATATATATCAGATCCACTAAACTTTAGATCTTCCGTGAAGGCAAAATAGGCATTGAGATCCTTAAACTTTGCACCGAGTCCCTCAActtccattttttttcaaacttaTCATTATGTTGATGTGGTGCTCTGTATTAGCACGAGACTAATGCAAAAAAAGTCACTTTTACCCTTAGCTCTTGTAGGTTAAACATGGATGTGCTCATACTCCCTTAACACATACACAcaacaatatattttttaaataacacAAAATATAATTTCTAAAAAATGTATCTACTCGTACTTTTTAAGTTATGCATGTGCTCATACGAATTTGATATGCAAAATGTATGTAATCAAACATGTATGCACTCATATTATTTTGGTATATCATATTATTTTGGTATATATGCAATTCAGTGTATGTATGAATACTTTAAATTGAAATTAACATATGCTCACATACTTATGGTACGGTATACATGCTCCATGTTTCCATGCTCTCTCGATAAACTCATATATGctcatatttattttggatcatacTGTTACTGTACTTCTAACGGTGGAAATTGAAGAGGGAAAGAAGGAGGCAAGGGTATAAAAGACTTTTCTCATTAGTTTCATGATATGGACCTCCATATTAGCACAAACGACGAATTTGATCAAAACAAAAGTTTTGGGACTAAATtggccaatatgaaagttgaGTGACCAACTTGACCCTTAATGCAAAGTTTAGGGGACTAAAATGCCTATTTTACCTTCCATGAAGGCAAAATAGGCACTGAGGTCCTTAAACTTTGCACCGAGGGTCAAattggtccctcaactttcagattgaccaatttagtccctcatcttccatttttttttatcaaactcATCCTTATGCTGATGTGTTGCTCTATATTAGCATGAGCTTAATGCAAAAAAGTCACTTTTGCCCGTAGCTCTTGTAGATTAAACATGTATGTGCTCATACTCCCTTAGCACATACACacaacaatatttttttttaaataacacAAAATATAATttctaaaaaataatctaaTCATACTTTTTAAATCATGCATGTGCTCATACGAATTTTATATGCAAAATGTATGTAATCAAACAAGTATGCACTCATATTATTTTGGTATATATACAGTTCATTGTACGTATGTATGCTTTTAAAATTGAAATTAACATGTGCTCACATGCTTATGGTACAGTATACATGCTCCACGTCTCCATGCTCTCTCGAACATAATAGCTTCGCTCTTTTAGTTGGTTCTGTTCCCATCTAGATGACTCGCTCTTCCTTCTTGTGTGATCGCCTGCCAAACAAGCTGGCTAGCGAGCAGTACTGATCGATACCATGCCCAACGCACGACAGCCATGTTCCATCTGGCGCCTAGCAGCCAGTACGTAGAGGATTAGCCAACCATGAAACTGTCAAGTGATTTCGGTAACTAGCAAAAACAGCAACTAATTTACTCGAGTCTAGATATACTCCTATACATCCATGGTAAAAACAGTAAGCCCAGCTTCATGGGCCCTAGCTTAGGTAGTGATATTGTGGTAAGCATTACAATCAACCTGTAATATGATTGGTCCATCATGCATGGGCTGATGGGCACCGAAACGGGACCATGCCTGCCCAACAATTTGCTCTTTCGTTCAAACCTGTCTCTGAACTTTGTCCAGAACCAAAGCTCAGAAACTGTACCTTGAAGCTCGCCGTGCCCGTTCCATCTCCTTTAAGCACGGCGTGCCAGCTGGAAGGGGAGCGAGCGGTTTGTCTTCACTTTGAGGCAAGAACGCACTCGGCTCAGACCGTCAGTCATGCGACAGAGATTCAGATCAGCCATATCGGAACGCTGGCGCAGTCAAGTGCCCAGAGGGAGGGGGGAAAAAGCAGAAGCGAGGGACTGACTGAACTGGCCATGCATGCCACGCCAAAGCTGGCAGATACACACATTCAGACGGACCAGTGCTTGTACGTACGGAGAGAGAGGCCATGCCGCCAGGGACATGGAGGCTGGACCGCCGGAGCCTTGCGCCCTTGCCTGCCTGCTCCAGCTGCCCTAGCTAGGAAGGTGTATGTATATGCATGCTGTGCACGGCGTGTGTGGCCTACTAGTAGCTAAAACGGCAGCATGCAGGTGTGATTCGATTCTCCACCACAGTGCCCAACCAATGGCCGCCATAGCTTCCCTATCGATCGACCACCTCGCTGCTGCTACTGAATGCTGCGAGATGCAGCCTTATTGTGCATGGGGttggtggagagagagagacgatCGCTTCCTTTTGTTCTGTTGCTGCCCCCCACGCAGCCTGCACCCATTTGTCGTCCTCCACCCAGGCACCTATCCATCCTCTACGTACCCACCAGACACACACGGAGTACTTGCTATGCCTGAAGCATCAGGAACCCGGGCAAGCCTCAAGCCGTCGAGCGAGCTAGCATGGGGCATGGCGAAGCAGGAGCAGCGGCATGGTGGTGGCGTCCTCGGAAGTCGGAGCACGCATGGATAGTGTAAATATTCCATCTCGATGCCGGGCTGCATCGATACAAGCCTGCCTGCATCCTGATTTCTTCTCTTGAAACTAGAACAGCGCTGGAACCGCTAGGCTTTATCCTGTCTCTCGGTAACCGTagtttgttttgtttggttTCTCCTCCCAATCCTTGCTGGATCGCCAGTTTGCTGTCGGGCTCCGGTCTTTTTATTAGCGCTACGAGCCAAGCTTGGAGCACTACTCCACTCTCGTCCCCTGTTtagtacttgtttgtttgtttgcattcttttttgtttccttcGTTCGGGGCAGTTGTTGGAACTCGCTTCACTTGTTCACGCCTCGAACATTTGTCGATCTCTACCGCCAACTCTTCGCTGAAATCGAAACAGAGAGCGCCATCAGATACAGGCCGGGCTTCCTCTTTGGCATTCTGTAGAAGGTTGTGCTGCCGGTGGTGCTactagtgaagctgaagcctaGCAAAAACACTTCAGTTTTGCCAGTCTGGGCCGTACTGGGCTGCCGGCCGGGCCGGGACGGACCATTATCATGGCGCAACACGAGAGCTTCTTCTGATCTACAAAAACTCCCGAGAGCATGTAGACGTATATGGGACGTGTAACCCTTTTCGGTGTCAAATTTGTTAAACATCAGCGGCTCTGCGTGAGAACATACCAGACATACGCACGTGCCAATGCGCACCCTAACTCAATCTTTTTGGTGTGCCTCTACCACACGCACCTGCGAATGTGCCCCCTAATACAAGCACCTTTGGATGTGCCCCGACCACAAATATTTGGTGTGCCTCGTGCACCGACTCAATTTTTATGTGGCCCCAACACACGCAAATATAAATGTGCGCCAACAACGAGTTTTGAAATGAGGAAACTGGGGAAATCCACGACCCAGTGATGAACGTGAATGCCCCCAGACCAAAAGTTTTGAAATGCAGAAATCGAGATTTACATTAGACCTAGTAAAACTACCAGCAAAGTCCAAAGTTCACAGACCAACAAGAGTAAAACTACTTGTACATATGTAACTGTAACACACAAGTCGGAGCTTGAGAGTATCCAAACCTCAGTACACAGGAAGCAAGAGGAGAGTAGTTTCCCAAAGGGGAGTAACCCCAGTTTGACTACAACATCTGTGTTCCACAGAAAAGGATTGCGAGTCCATTTGCTGGAAACCAAGGAAACCACAGGACGATTTTTCACAAAAGGATGCTAGTTCTTTGCCGGAGTATACAACATCAGGGCATCCCATGCCTGATCGATTCTTTGGTTGACTGGTAAGATTGTTATCCGAGATGTGGCTCACATTGCATACACAATCTCACCGCTGCTGTCAACATCAAGATCCGAGTCAGATTCAATATCATCCATGTCATCGTCCATGTCTAGTCCATCGGCAAAGACATTTATACTGCGAGAACAAGCAGGTGGTATGGTGGCCTCTGTCAAAATCTGCATGATCTGATCCATCGTCTGCATTGGCTGATCAGGCTCCTCATATTGGTTGCTCATGCTATCGTCATCCATCAGATCAGCAGGAAGGTTCTTCAGGAACCAACTATGATTCCGTATTTCAGGGATTGTAATCCGCTGCATATTTTAGATAACAAGAAATGCCATGAAAACCACATAAATAAATATGACTAAATTCAAAACAGCATATCTTCTGATTTCTGGAACTGTGATAGCAAGGATCAAAGCCTGGTTATAACTACCGACATACAAGGACTTACCATAGCAGGGTCGCCAACAAAAATCCTTGAAATTAGATGCCTGCACTCTAGAGATATGTTCACGTTATCTGGAATCGCATACTGAACATTCAAGATGCGCTGCAACAAGATGCCATTATTAGCTTATTTGTTAGCTAAAATGGAAGAGCACGTAAAGtgaaacatatataaatatggAAGTAGCCGATCCAATTTAGACATCTACACATGTGGCTAGGATGCACCCACACATTTGACGTGTACGCGCATTTGCATGCACTCAACTTGTATCCAGAAACAAAACGTAGCTAAAGCATGAAAAAACAAATTAAGATTACCTGAATTGTCTTGCGGAAGTTCTTAGGCTCTTCTGGGTCTTCAAAAGGATATGCACCAACAACCATAACGTAAAGGGTCACTCCACATGACCATACATCAGCAATCTGTTTGTCATAAACAAATCCATCAGCGAGGAGAATCTTTCCTCATATAGGAGGTAACCGGGCAGTTAGCACTACTAAAGACAAATCATAAGCAACAGGTTCTGACCACTAAGCATGGGTGCACACAACAAAAACAACAATGCCATCACTAACTGCACGTTTCTGGAACTTCAGTGCACTCCCGCAAAGTATACCCAACTACCAAAACACATTTCTCGGGATAAATTAGGAAAGTGATAGCATAAGTACCTTGCCATCGTATTCTTTCTTCAATAGAACTTCAGGTGCGATATAAGCAGGTGTTCCAACAGTCGACTTTGGTTGTGAATGAAGAACAGATGACTGCAGAAAATGAAGAATGCATGGAATTTCATtagaaagaaacaacaaaaccACAGGATCATGTTCATCATTCTACGACAGTGTATTCATTAAGCCAAACTACGAAACCTTGATGTTACAGAGTGCTtctgtgtgcgtgcgtgtgacACACAGCACACACTCTTTCAGAAAGGGGTTGCAAACCATTAAACAGCCATAGGTAACAAATAACACAGAAATATTAGCTACAATAAGATTAAGTTGAACCTTGGAATAACCAAAGTCGCATATCTTCAAGCGAGGAGCATCACTCCCATCTAGCAGTGTGTTCTCCAGCTTCAGATCACGGTGACATACTTGCTTGAAAATAAGGATAAAAAACCACAGCTCAGCTTAATGCATGAATGAGTAAACAGTAATAATAGGATGCAAGATATGCCATTATAATAACTGATACCATTGAATGGCAGTAGCTTACTCCTGAGATAAGCTGCTGGAAGAAGTAGCGAGCCTGAAAACACATACAAATGCATTTggcaggatcaagaaagagatgTATCAAGAAAGATGAACCAGGTGGCAAGCGCAAACCTCATCTTCACTGAATCTCACATTCTTACATATTCTCTCGAAAAGCTCACCACCAGAGGCATATTCCATGACAATAGCAAGATGAGTTGGGGTTAAAATAACCTAGGCATATATAAGAAATATATTTCAGAAATCTTTTGACGATGGAAGGCCGGGGAAATAAAGCATCACAATCCCGACTCACCTCTTTAAATCTAATTATATTAGGGTGCTTCAATGATCTATGGTTAATTATCTCACGCTGAACATTTTCATCTATCTGCACACgataataaaatatatattataaagAATACCAAGGTAAAACAATTGAGTGCAGTGATAACTGATTACCTAGCATTTATGAATGAACAAGAAAATGCATAAAACGAAACAGACTAAGGAACAAGCTCATGCTTGCACGAACCATGCACACTGGAATTATTTAAAACACACCTAATGAATGAGAGGGAGGAAATTCCATAAAATTAGACCTAAAGTCAGGATATTAATGGGAATCATATATAATATTGGACCTTTAGTATGAATTGATGTTGGTCTCTCAGTGTAGAAGCCAAAAGCAAAGGGAATTAAGAAGCATCTGTTCAACTAACCTTAGTTTCAAATTCAATAAACTATCAAGAACTACCAAAACAGatggccacagcccacagcaaGAGTAGTGATGGCATAAAAAAATTGCACAAGTACCTCCAGTTAgttatataggagtacatggaTAAAACGTGGTCAGTCAGTAAAGAGCTTATGCGCATCAATGTAATTGCATGCCTGGGTGGAGCTGAATGGAATGGGATTATTTATGAATTCCACTTCATGGTGTATCAAAAGGATTTCACATTATCCCCAGCCTTGCTACGCAATCAAAACGTGTCAGCTCTTGTACAGTGTCACAAGTCAGCAACTACTTCAATATTAGCTAACAGAAACAGGATAGGCTTGTGAAACTGGAACACTGTATATGATGGCAATGCTTAAAATTTTACGAAATGTTATGCAAAGGTAAGTGTGGTTCCACGAAATTATCGCTTAAAAGTGTGGTTTTGTGATAGTCTTCCCAATATAATGTGGTTTTGTGAAATTTAATCCATTCTGTTGGGCCCTGGACATATAGTCTTTGTCTTTCCGCTTCTTTTAATAAGACATACACTCCAATGCATCAAGTAGTAGTTAGCTGTGGTATAGAGTTATGGTCTTATGAAGCATCATTACCAATTAGATTATACATGTCTTGGGCAGAATCATATGCCGTTACCATGGTTTGATTGAAAGTAGATGTGATATCCACAAATGTTGAATCCAGATGGATGAGTAGGCTTTTATACAGGATCAATAGATCATGCCTAACGGCTAACATCAATCAGTAAGATTGAAATCCAGTATATGGACACAGCTGGCACAGAAGTACAATCCTAACAAGTCAGTTACCTGTGTTATTTTTAATCACTatctgaaaagaaaagggtaggACCTTAGGGGCCTAGGAGATACTTCAAAACAAGGAAAttccttttttatttccttttttatgcAACTGCAAAATGGAGAAACATTTTTCGGGATTAACTAAGCCAATAGTGAACTAATCCTATACCACACCACACCATATATTTACTAAATTCACATAAAATAAATCCAATAGATATATTGAGACTAAATAACCTGCGACATCATAGTGGTGGAGGCGTGCGAGTTGTGGTGCTTGTGACCTGCGTTCGATCCTCAGGGTGGCACGGTTGCAAATACtattttcaaggaaaaaaaatagtggCCATAGTCACATCCTTTAAAACTCAATAAAGAATCAAACAATTTTAGATCTTTGTTTGAGTGCTTGCTGATATTGTTTATTTGATGATGATAATCAAAACTCCAAGCTCATAACAACCTGGCTAGCTACTCAAGATGCATCAAAATTATGAGGTTCACTTAAGCACGCAGGGTGATTAAATTGCTATTCTGATTCAATTGTCAGGTTGGCACTAAATCAGCATAGCTTTGCTTGTTTAGTGATTGAAGTGGAGAATGCTTGATTAGCCCCAATACAGCACACCCAAATGAAATCTACACACAAACAACTATAATTCGAGGGTACCCACCATATCAGATGGAACAAACAGCAAAAAGCTACAGCGCCCCCTAACCCACGAAACGAATAGCACGCGCAGGACAAGGAATCCCAAATCGAATAGCCCCTTCCTAGCGCAGACCGCACAGCCGCAACCAATCAACGCGCGGTCGAATCGATAAGTCATTAATCAACCACAACTAGCGCCGAATCGAATCCACAAGGAGAGGAGGAACGGGATCAGCGCCATACCTTCTCGCCGCGCTCGATGTACTTGACGGCGACAAGCTCACTGGTGCGGCGGTCGCGCATGAGGCGGGCGACGCCGAAGTTGCCGGAGCCGATGTCGCGCACGAGCTCGTACCGGTCGCTGTCGTGCATGATTGGCATGTCCATGCCCGGCCCCACCGTCAGCGCGGCCcgatccggcgccggcgctgccatGGCCGGAGACGGCGATCAACGGAGACTAGGGTTTTGTAGGGTTCCGTGACCCGAGGCCCTGGGCGCAGGCTCCCCGCTCCTTCCCCCTCCCTCGCTCGCTCTCCCTCCCTcactcctcttctcttctcaaaTCGGCAACGAGCTCGtgctccctttctctctcctcgacGAGTTGGTGATGTCACTGGCCGACCAGGAGAGAGAAAGGCTTTCTCGCCGTGCGAGTTGCGAACCGCTTGGGCTTGAGTGCAGCGGGAAGTGGTTTTTTATTGGTTATCATCTTTTAGGATCTGTGTCATAAATGGATATACAGGGGAGAACATTCATTTGTGGAACTCTAAATAAGTTAGTTGTGTGTTTATGCACTGCCAAAAATGGTGATCTTAAGTTAAATAACTATAAAAATTACTAAATATggagaaaaaaaggagaggaaaaGTATGCTCATAGAGTAACACATTCCTTTCTTACAATGTTAATCCTAATTTGAAAAATAAGTTTAGTTTTTAACCACAAAATTTTCATTATTTGGATTCAAAAAATTATGATAAAAACAGGTTAGAAAAGTTATCAAAGAAGTTGATCTTATCTAGTTAGAAATTATAATTATAGCAAATCTTTTACTTAACTTACCTAGTAGAGCCTAGTTGCCTCTTATGTCATTCATGTTGAATCGATGATAGAACTAGCAAAGCCTTGAGAGGGGTGGCCCATGGTGCAGGTGACAAAAATGCGTTACTTTGTCTCTTTCGTCATTCCATATACATGTAGATAAGTATCCTTGATAAAGGAGCATGCTAATGTTACCTCTTTCGTTATTCTTAAATAAGAAACAGTAGATTCATGAGATGGGTGGTCCACGTTAACTAGGTGACAGAGGAGCACTACTTGAATGTGGTTTTCCATGTTTCTTTCATGAGTCTAGGTTATGAATCCTATGTCCAGCTCCTGCGAATTTTttgtttttagccctttttacgaaagattctcacaaatacgcctctggcggaaccaattccaaaaatggacccttagcttggcgccatcaacgctggcgccaagcttacacgtctcggcgccagccatcctggcgccaaggtccatgcgcagctgctaaCGCGGATGCCGACATGGCAGGAgcatgatggcgccaagccttggcgtcgtggatcttggcgccaagcttggcgccgtagacccTAGCGTTGAGCAATTTACCACATGCCTCCCTgcgtttcgaacgaaacaagtataaATATTCtgaggagtgtgcaacaaactatgttctagttcaactggttaggacgtGGGCTTCTCGTATTGGATTCCTTTGTACTTGAAAGATTGAGAGGAAAGTCACTGCAGTGATACCAGCTAGGTTTGAGACGGATAAGAAGCCCATGTCCTAACCAATTGAACTAGAgcatagtttgttgcacactcctcggaacaattatacttgtttcgttcgaaacgcTGGGAGGcatggggtaaattgctcggcgccaagatccacggcGCCAAGGCCATGGATGGCTCCAAGctcccgccacgtcggcatccgcgtcagcagctacgcatggaccttggcgctaggatggctggcgccgagacatgtaagcttggcgccagcgtggatggcgccaagctaaggatCCATTTTTTGAATTGGTTTCTCCATgagcgtatttgtgagaatttttcgcaaaaagggctgaaaaataaaaaaaatcggtCCAGCTCCTTTCCATATTAAACTATCTTTTCCACATTTTTAGTATAAAATCCATTTGTTCTATATAATTTATAAATAGCTAATTGAGATAGACCAGTGAATTAGGAAAAATATGATACATATATAGATAGGTGCCTGTCCTGATGTGGTCTCttatttttttgaacgaacggacGCAAACTGTACCATTTCTATTAGTAAATCAGCGAGTTACAAGTAACAATCTCAGCGGACCGAGAACaggtaaaaagaaaacaaactgtACAAAACCAGAAAAAATGTAGTTGTACAACAAACCGATGCGTGCATCCTTTAGCAGCTCCTAATTATGGCTGCAAAGTGTCTCACCCCTGCACTGCCCCAAGTAGACGCCTCCTCCTTAATCTTCAGCAACATGTCCTTAATCTTCTGCAACATGGTAGGAACGGATC encodes the following:
- the LOC101786956 gene encoding dof zinc finger protein 4, which codes for MIQELLGGAAMDQLKSVNDGNPASLPMLLHPTVSNPSPTSSSSTSSRSSAQQPHQQQRSTSATSSPQGQQQVQGAEQAPLRCPRCNSSNTKFCYYNNYNLTQPRHFCKTCRRYWTKGGALRNVPIGGGCRKPRPMPTPVAKPALSCKAVGGAPSLGLGVGLGMGAGPVPWASSQQAAAAQLMALLNSARGVQGGGGHGGSNMHRLLGLDSMAHLPIHVLPGAGNASGAPASLWPPAASRPIPTPPPHVDSQLGMGPLGQHDVLSTLGLKLPSPSPSLAASYYSDQLHAVVSSAAGRPHEYDAPGTTSLPCTTAAASLPPPASSVSAALSSATVGLDLPPISLPAPEMQYWAGPAAMSMAWPDLPTPNGAFP
- the LOC101752819 gene encoding serine/threonine-protein kinase SAPK8; this translates as MAAPAPDRAALTVGPGMDMPIMHDSDRYELVRDIGSGNFGVARLMRDRRTSELVAVKYIERGEKIDENVQREIINHRSLKHPNIIRFKEVILTPTHLAIVMEYASGGELFERICKNVRFSEDEARYFFQQLISGVSYCHSMQVCHRDLKLENTLLDGSDAPRLKICDFGYSKSSVLHSQPKSTVGTPAYIAPEVLLKKEYDGKIADVWSCGVTLYVMVVGAYPFEDPEEPKNFRKTIQRILNVQYAIPDNVNISLECRHLISRIFVGDPAMRITIPEIRNHSWFLKNLPADLMDDDSMSNQYEEPDQPMQTMDQIMQILTEATIPPACSRSINVFADGLDMDDDMDDIESDSDLDVDSSGEIVYAM